The Methylocella tundrae genome contains the following window.
TGCGCAGGCGCTGCGCGAAACCGTCTCAATGTTCGCCGATCTGTCTGACAGCGCCACCGAGAGGCGCATTCGCGGGCTGCGCAGCGTCGACAGCCGGCCCATCGTGCGCCGCATCCGCCAGGCGGGCGGCGTTGGCGTCGCACGCGGCGTCGAGGTCAGCGTGACGATCGACGAGAAAGCCTTCGAGGGCAATGGCATTTTCCTCATCGGCGCGATCCTCGATCGCTTCTATTGCGAATATGCGGGCTTCAATCATTTCACCCAGACCGTGATCTTGAGCGTCGATCGCGGCGAGGTGATGCGCTGGCCGGTGCGCGCCGGATTGCGGAGGCCGCTATGAGCTTTTCCGGCATCGAGGAAGAACCCTGGCGCTTCGATTTCTTCGCCGTGCTGCGCGCGCTCGAACGCTGCCATCCGGACTTGCCGCGCATTGGCGACGCCGGCGCGCTGCGCGAGGATTACGCCCGGCTGGGCCAAGATCCTTACATGGATTTTCCCGCCTCGACGCTGAGCAAATTCGAGCGGCTCGACGATCAAAGCGCGCGCATATTGACGAAATTCCTCGGCTTTCTCGGGCCGCAAGGCGCGTTGCCATTGGCGGCGACCGAGGAAGCCTATGGCTGGCTGCTGGCGCAGGACGACGCCTTTCCACGTTTCCTCGACATCATCAATCATCGCTTTCTGCAATTGTTCTTTCGCGCCTGGGCGGACGCGCGGCCGATCGCACAGCATGACCGGCCGGACCAGGACCGTTTCGAGACCTACGTCGGCGCCGCGGCTGGCCTTGGCTCACCGGTGTTCCGGAACCTCGATAGCGTCGAGGACCGCGCCAAGCTGAGCTTTGCAGGACTGTTTGGAGCGCAGGCGAAATCCGCGTCGCGTCTGCGCGGCTTTATCCGGGGCCATTTTCATGTCGAGGCGGAGATCGTCGAGTTCGTGGGCTCGCGCCTCACGCTCGACGAAGCAGACCGCTCAAGGCTCGGCTCGGCCTCGCTCGGCGTCGATACGCTTATCGGCGCGAGCTTTTACAGCGTGCAGGACAAGATACGCATCCGCATCTATGTGCCTGACATGGAGGCCTATCGCCGCTTCCTGCCGGAAGGCGAATTCTGCGAGCCGCTTGCCGATATGGTTTACTTCTATGTCGGCGAGGAGCTCGATTGGGATCTCGAGCTTGCGATCCCGGCGAAATCGGTTCAGCCCGTCAGGCTCGGGCGTTCCGGCGATCTTGGCTGGACGAGCTGGCTGGCGCCAGATTGGACCGCGGCGGAGGCCTATCGGCGCGACGCGCGCTTCCATCCGGCCGAAAGAATGCGCGAAAAGCGCGCCAAGGCATCGCAAGGCAAGGCGGGGGCACATCATGGCTGACATCAGTCTCGAGGCGGTGACCGGCAAGCTGAACAGGGTCGGATACGAGACCTTCATTCAGGCGCTTCGCCACGCGAAAAGCAGCGGCAACCGCAACGTCGAACTGGCGCATTGGCTCGCCCATATCCTGCAGAAGGAGCGCTCCGACCTCGCCCTCACCGCTGATCATTTCAAGCTCGATCGGGCAAAACTCGCAAGCGACATCGCGAGCGCTATCGACGGGTTTCGCCGCAACGAAACCGAAATGCCGGGCGTCTCCAACACCGTGGTCGACCTGCTTGATCGCGGCTGGCATTATGCGACGCTGTTCTTCGGCGAAACACAGATTCGCACCGGCCATATTCTCGCCGGCGCCATGAAGTCGCTGGAGCTCCGGCGCGCCTTCACCTCGATCTCGCAAGAATTTGCAAAGATCCCGGCCGACGCGCCGACCAATGAGCATCGCTCGCTCTGGACCGGATCGGAGGAGGAAAATCTTCAGCCAATGGACGGCTCCGGCCTCAGCGCTGCCGGCACGCCTGGCGCCGCCGAAGCGCAAGGCGCCAAGGGAACGACCGCGCTCGACCGTTTTTCGCAAGACCTCACCGCAAAGGCCGCGACCGGCGAGATGGACCCAATCCTCGGCCGCGATGATGAAATCCGCCAGATCATCGATGTGTTGATGCGTCGGCGCCAGAACAATCCGATTTTGACGGGAGAGGCCGGCGTCGGCAAGACCGCCGTCGTCGAAGGGCTCGCGCAAAGAATCGCGGCGGGCGATGTGCCTCCTGCCTTGCGCGGCGTCAAGCTTCTCGCGCTCGACATTACACTTATGCAGGCGGGCGCCTCGATGAAGGGCGAATTCGAGCAGCGCCTGCGCTCGGTAATCGATGAAGTGCAAGCCTCGCCAACGCCAGTCATCCTCTTTATCGACGAGGCGCATACGCTGATCGGCGCGGGCGGCGCGGCTGGCACGGGCGACGCCGCCAACATCTTAAAGCCCGCTCTCGCGCGCGGAACGCTGCGCACGATCGCGGCGACGACATGGGCCGAATACCGGCAGTATTTCGAAAAAGATCCCGCGCTGACGCGCAGATTCCAGCCCGTGCAGATCGACGAACCCGACGTTGCAAAGTGCTGCACCATGTTGCGCGGCATTCTGGGGCCCATGGAAAAACACCACAAGGTGCGCATATCCGACGCGGCGATCGTCGCCGCGGTCAATCTCTCGCAGCGCTACATCCCGGCCCGGCAATTGCCCGACAAGGCGGTGAGCCTTCTCGACACCACATGCGCCAGGGTTGCGATCAGCCAGAATGCGACGCCAGCCGCGGTCGAGGACGCGCGCGTCGCTTTGGCCGCGCTCGAAGCCGAAAAGGCAGCCCTTCTCGCCGACGCCGATCTCGGCGCCATGAATGAGGAGCGCGTGAGTGAGATTGACGCCGAACTCGCCGAACTCAAGGAGACAATATCGACCCTTGAGGGCGAGTGGAGCGAGGAGCAAAAGCTTATCGGCGAAATCGTCAAGCTGCGCCAAGGCGCGGGCGACGCGCAGGAGGACGGCCGCGACAGACGGGAAGAGCTGAAGCAGAAGATTGCGGCGCTTGAAGGCGTCAACCCTGAAAAGCGCATGATCTACGCGCATGTCGATGAGCAGTCCGTCGCGGCCGTCGTATCCGACTGGACCGGCATTCCCGTCGGGCGGATGGTCAAGGACGAGATCGAAAATGTCCTGCGCCTGCCTGAGATCTTGAACAAGCGCGTGGTCGGCCAATCGCATGGGCTTGGCATGATCGCCAAGCGCATCGAGACCAATCGCGCAAGGCTCGACAATCCTTCAAAACCGATCGGCGTCTTCATGCTCTGCGGACCGTCGGGCGTCGGCAAAACGGAAACGGCGCTGGCGCTCGCCGAAGCGCTTTATGGCGGCGAACAGAACATGATTACGATCAACATGTCGGAGTTTCAGGAGGCGCACACAGTGTCCTCCCTGAAAGGCGCGCCGCCGGGCTATGTCGGCTATGGCGAAGGCGGGCGGCTGACGGAAGCCGTGCGGCGCAAACCCTACAGCGTCGTGCTGCTCGATGAAATCGAGAAAGCCCATCGCGACGTGCATGAGCTGTTCTTCCAGGTCTTCGACAAAGGCGTCATGGAGGATGGAACCGGCCGGCGGATCGACTTCAAGAATACGCTCATCATTTTGACGTCGAATGTCGGAACCGACGTCATCATGGAATTGTCAAAAGATCCGGCCTACGCCAATGACGCGGAGGCGCTTGGGGCCGCGCTGCGCCCCGATCTCCTGCAGGTGTTTCCGGCCGCCCTTCTCGGCCGGCTCGTGACGATCCCCTATTATCCCCTGTCTCCGGCGATGCTCTCCGGCATCGTTCGTCTCCAGTTGGGCCGCATCGGCAAACGCATTCGCGACAACCATAACGCAAGCTTTACCTACGACGACGCGGTGGTCGATCATATCGTGTCGCTCTGCAACGATCCGGATTCGGGCGGCCGCATCATCGACAACATCATCACCAATACGCTGTTGCCGGCGCTCTCGCGCGAGTTCCTGAAGCGCTCTCTGGCAAAGGAAGAACTAAAGGAAGCGCGCGTAACGATGGAGAACGGCGCCTTTGCCTATGCGTGGGGGTAGCCTTCGGATTACGCCATCATCAGCCCGAGCCGCGCCAACCCATCGACTGCAGCCGCCGTGCGCGCGGTCGCGGCGGCGGGCGCTATGCCGGTGCGCCTTGCCATTTCATGGGCAAGATCATCGCGCGTTCGCGTCCCGTCCATCAACGTCACGAAGGCGCGCACAGCCGCGTCCTCCATCTGAACGGGCTTGTGGCGCAACGAGGCGAGGAAGCTCTCGCCTTGCGCGGCCTGCGCGCGGGCGAGCGGACTGGCGATCGGACGCTCGCCGGGCGCCGCCGTGAAGCGCATCGGCTCCGTTTGAAGCGCGACGATCCGGCTGACGAAAAGCCGGAGCAATGGCTCGGCGAGCGTCGGCTCCGACGCAATCGCGTCAAGCGGAACACATTGGGGAAAAGTTTCGCCGAGGTTCGTAAGGACGGTAGCGAAGCGCCGATCCTGAGTAACGATTTCAGCGCCATTATGAGCGCGGAACGCAAAGCCTTCCATCTCATCGGCGCTTGCGCCGAGAGGGGTTAGATCAGCGCTCGCCCAAAGGCCGCGCAGATGTTCATGCCGCGGTTGCCGATCGATTTTCCCCGCTCGGCAAAAGATCGACCGACGGAAGCGCCGCATGTCGGCAAAATCCAGCAGTTGCTCGAAGCGCGCCCAGTCCTCTTTGGATTCGCTCAGAAATTTCTTGGATGGAAACAGAGCTTCGGCGCTGAGGCTTGGCTTTGCGTCGCAAAGATATTCGAGACCTTCGGCGCGCGCCGCCGCCGCGACGTCAACAAGGAGCTGCGGCGCGTAAATATCGCCGAGTTCGTCATGATATAATACCGCCGGAGGACGTTTCAGCGCGTCACGCGCTTCCTCAATCAATGCGCTTTGAAACGGATCATCCTGCGACCACAAATCGATATAGCGCGCAAGGGCCTTTCGCGCTGCGTCGAGCTTGAGAGCGGGATCTTCGATATGCCGCGTCGCATCGCGCAGCAAATCGCGCAGCGCCTGCCGCAAGCGGCAGCCCGGATAAACATTATAGCTGACATAGAAAAGGCCGCCCGGCCGCAGACAGCTCGCTGCGAGCCGCATCAACGCCTCCCGAACGGCGGGCGGAACCCAGGCGTAGACTCCATGCGCGATGACGTAGTCGAATTCTCCGAGCCCCAGATGCGCCTGCGTGATATCGCGCTGAACAAGGCTGACATTGGCAATCCCCGCGGAGCGCGCCATGTCGCGGCCAGCCGCGATCGGCGCTTCAGCCAGATCAAGGCCGACGAACTCCGAGTTCGGGGCGCCTAGCGCCATGCTCATCAGATTGACGCCCTCGCCGCAGCCGACTTCCAACACGCGGCAGGCGGAGAAAGGCGCAGCGGCGCGCCCAAAAAGCGTCGCGAACGCGCCGAGACTGGTCGGGTGCGTCTCGGAAACAGGCCAGTTGGGGTAGCGGACGAGATCGTAGGGATTCATCACTCGCGCGTCTCCGCAGGCTTCAGTCCGCGCCCGCGAACCTAAGGGGTGATCGAATAGGATTTGACGGCGAAAGACCATTGCGGATCGGCCAGCGGCGCGCCGGCGTCGCGGCCCGCTATGCGCAGACGCCGCGCGGCGTCACAGAGAAAATTCGCCGCCGCGTTTGTGCCGATCATCTCCTG
Protein-coding sequences here:
- the tssG gene encoding type VI secretion system baseplate subunit TssG, whose amino-acid sequence is MSFSGIEEEPWRFDFFAVLRALERCHPDLPRIGDAGALREDYARLGQDPYMDFPASTLSKFERLDDQSARILTKFLGFLGPQGALPLAATEEAYGWLLAQDDAFPRFLDIINHRFLQLFFRAWADARPIAQHDRPDQDRFETYVGAAAGLGSPVFRNLDSVEDRAKLSFAGLFGAQAKSASRLRGFIRGHFHVEAEIVEFVGSRLTLDEADRSRLGSASLGVDTLIGASFYSVQDKIRIRIYVPDMEAYRRFLPEGEFCEPLADMVYFYVGEELDWDLELAIPAKSVQPVRLGRSGDLGWTSWLAPDWTAAEAYRRDARFHPAERMREKRAKASQGKAGAHHG
- the tssH gene encoding type VI secretion system ATPase TssH, whose translation is MADISLEAVTGKLNRVGYETFIQALRHAKSSGNRNVELAHWLAHILQKERSDLALTADHFKLDRAKLASDIASAIDGFRRNETEMPGVSNTVVDLLDRGWHYATLFFGETQIRTGHILAGAMKSLELRRAFTSISQEFAKIPADAPTNEHRSLWTGSEEENLQPMDGSGLSAAGTPGAAEAQGAKGTTALDRFSQDLTAKAATGEMDPILGRDDEIRQIIDVLMRRRQNNPILTGEAGVGKTAVVEGLAQRIAAGDVPPALRGVKLLALDITLMQAGASMKGEFEQRLRSVIDEVQASPTPVILFIDEAHTLIGAGGAAGTGDAANILKPALARGTLRTIAATTWAEYRQYFEKDPALTRRFQPVQIDEPDVAKCCTMLRGILGPMEKHHKVRISDAAIVAAVNLSQRYIPARQLPDKAVSLLDTTCARVAISQNATPAAVEDARVALAALEAEKAALLADADLGAMNEERVSEIDAELAELKETISTLEGEWSEEQKLIGEIVKLRQGAGDAQEDGRDRREELKQKIAALEGVNPEKRMIYAHVDEQSVAAVVSDWTGIPVGRMVKDEIENVLRLPEILNKRVVGQSHGLGMIAKRIETNRARLDNPSKPIGVFMLCGPSGVGKTETALALAEALYGGEQNMITINMSEFQEAHTVSSLKGAPPGYVGYGEGGRLTEAVRRKPYSVVLLDEIEKAHRDVHELFFQVFDKGVMEDGTGRRIDFKNTLIILTSNVGTDVIMELSKDPAYANDAEALGAALRPDLLQVFPAALLGRLVTIPYYPLSPAMLSGIVRLQLGRIGKRIRDNHNASFTYDDAVVDHIVSLCNDPDSGGRIIDNIITNTLLPALSREFLKRSLAKEELKEARVTMENGAFAYAWG
- a CDS encoding class I SAM-dependent methyltransferase, with amino-acid sequence MNPYDLVRYPNWPVSETHPTSLGAFATLFGRAAAPFSACRVLEVGCGEGVNLMSMALGAPNSEFVGLDLAEAPIAAGRDMARSAGIANVSLVQRDITQAHLGLGEFDYVIAHGVYAWVPPAVREALMRLAASCLRPGGLFYVSYNVYPGCRLRQALRDLLRDATRHIEDPALKLDAARKALARYIDLWSQDDPFQSALIEEARDALKRPPAVLYHDELGDIYAPQLLVDVAAAARAEGLEYLCDAKPSLSAEALFPSKKFLSESKEDWARFEQLLDFADMRRFRRSIFCRAGKIDRQPRHEHLRGLWASADLTPLGASADEMEGFAFRAHNGAEIVTQDRRFATVLTNLGETFPQCVPLDAIASEPTLAEPLLRLFVSRIVALQTEPMRFTAAPGERPIASPLARAQAAQGESFLASLRHKPVQMEDAAVRAFVTLMDGTRTRDDLAHEMARRTGIAPAAATARTAAAVDGLARLGLMMA